One window from the genome of Maridesulfovibrio zosterae DSM 11974 encodes:
- a CDS encoding type VI secretion protein IcmF/TssM N-terminal domain-containing protein: MKKLIFQILKIIFIVLACVLAAVGSYALVTYMSWPWWAGACLFGGIMGLVISVLFIRKWFLRHRERKFVKRIVDQDDSVIAAAPTHERARLQELQDRWMAAVELLSNSQLRKRGNPLYVLPWYMIFGESESGKTTAVTNSRLTTILTDVGPVPGVSATKNCDWWFFEEAVIIDTAGRYAIPLDESRDKEEWVKFLTLLGKFRKKEPLNGLIITVPADRLLEGDEDSLGKYGRSLRRRINELMRMLGVRFPVYVLVTKIDLVFGLKGLVEVLPDYTHSQAMGLVNEAMINDPEAFVDKTIESVTGRLRELRLLLLDDAGRFDPAFLLFSDELNRLRPKFKAFAAGAFEDNPYQEQPLFRGMFFSSGEQTGEQNSSFINELESLKVVAKKLPETNEGLFLHDFFSKVLPRDRNLFTPILEFLKWKLFTRNLGMAVWLVLLFFVSIFFSMSYIGNQRAMNEIFASFPHKPVFSKHIDEHIVEMDAFREKIDQLHVLNSDWWVPRVGLDVSRDAEQVIKKFYCESFKSSILEPMDMELNTAINKLDTKSADQLTSDFIKLLVWRIDLLNTRLNNKSMKQFSAFELPSGKAMTDAVKGFNPDLMKYWGATYNSYLEWTSDSESLYEQKLLLQARLGRVFSLKGADFRWLVNWVNDNPALVPVTLQDFWGGPHLQYENEVSVVPSYTVKGREMLQAFLAELKQAMQDSGEFDKREKAFWIWYAGEYYKEWFNFAEHYAEGEGQLLTKVDYQDMAMKMSLPDNPYFALLTRMKDEFNPIKNITKRPEWVDQVFHFNIILSQYKASKAKGVEESSEKAEDSLRKAVANLGGKMALDIEKRIEVAKHLDAYISVLGDVAAYTTSQETAFKSAAALFPATSSMTGSSQSAASGAPGVKKDPVNAAVQAMKSLKAHMDSEGQGSNTFWNLLAGPLDFIVYVVIREASCELQVLWEGQVLAETAHVPSDKLRTTLFGKTGVVKKFISGSAKPFLLRDVKGWGSRKWFDMPFPFREEFFAFIDDGAQGGQEIQPEYKVKLSTIPTSVNANATEEPYATLLTVECGSAQQTLSNYNYSEEAVFTWKPEECGTTTLRIQFPGLELVKTYEGKLGFAKFLGEFRNGVVNYTPADFPEQSKGISSMGISTIKVGYTLNGATPVINLLNLKPINIPDVITDCWQH, from the coding sequence ATGAAGAAATTAATTTTTCAAATACTTAAAATTATCTTTATCGTACTGGCCTGTGTCTTGGCTGCTGTAGGGTCTTACGCTCTGGTCACTTATATGAGCTGGCCGTGGTGGGCCGGGGCCTGTCTTTTCGGCGGAATAATGGGACTTGTTATTTCAGTGCTTTTTATCCGTAAATGGTTTTTGCGCCATCGGGAGAGAAAGTTTGTAAAACGTATTGTTGATCAGGATGATTCAGTCATTGCCGCCGCACCTACCCATGAACGGGCGCGCCTGCAGGAGCTTCAGGACCGCTGGATGGCTGCGGTGGAGCTGCTCAGCAATTCACAGCTTCGTAAGCGTGGAAATCCGCTTTATGTGCTGCCGTGGTACATGATTTTCGGTGAATCTGAATCTGGAAAGACTACAGCTGTCACTAACAGCAGGCTGACAACTATTCTGACCGATGTGGGACCGGTTCCGGGTGTTTCGGCAACCAAAAACTGCGACTGGTGGTTTTTTGAAGAAGCCGTCATTATTGATACTGCCGGGCGTTACGCCATTCCTCTGGACGAATCCCGTGATAAAGAGGAATGGGTTAAATTTTTAACTCTGCTTGGTAAATTCCGTAAGAAAGAACCTCTCAACGGTCTGATCATAACTGTTCCGGCTGACCGTCTGCTTGAAGGGGATGAGGATTCGCTGGGCAAATACGGACGCAGTTTAAGGCGGCGCATAAACGAACTTATGCGGATGCTTGGTGTGCGCTTTCCTGTTTATGTTCTGGTTACTAAAATAGATCTTGTTTTCGGGCTTAAAGGGCTGGTTGAAGTTCTGCCTGATTATACCCATTCACAGGCTATGGGGCTGGTTAATGAGGCAATGATTAACGATCCCGAAGCCTTTGTGGATAAGACAATAGAAAGTGTTACCGGAAGATTGCGTGAACTGCGTCTGTTGCTTCTGGACGATGCAGGCCGTTTTGATCCTGCTTTCCTGCTTTTTTCTGATGAACTGAACAGATTGCGTCCTAAATTCAAGGCTTTTGCAGCCGGAGCGTTTGAGGATAATCCGTATCAGGAACAGCCTCTTTTCCGGGGTATGTTCTTTTCCAGCGGTGAGCAGACAGGCGAGCAGAATTCATCTTTTATAAATGAACTTGAATCACTCAAAGTTGTGGCAAAGAAATTGCCCGAAACGAATGAAGGATTGTTTCTGCATGATTTTTTCTCCAAAGTCCTGCCTCGTGACCGCAATTTATTTACGCCTATTTTAGAGTTTTTGAAGTGGAAACTTTTCACCCGTAATCTGGGCATGGCCGTCTGGCTGGTGCTTCTTTTCTTTGTCAGCATCTTTTTCAGTATGTCTTATATTGGTAACCAGCGGGCTATGAATGAAATCTTTGCATCATTTCCGCATAAACCGGTTTTTTCAAAACACATTGATGAACATATTGTTGAAATGGATGCTTTCAGAGAAAAAATTGATCAGCTGCATGTGCTTAACAGCGACTGGTGGGTTCCGCGTGTGGGGCTTGATGTCAGCCGTGACGCTGAACAGGTGATAAAAAAATTTTATTGTGAAAGTTTTAAATCCTCCATTCTCGAACCCATGGATATGGAGCTTAATACCGCAATCAATAAGCTTGATACCAAATCTGCTGATCAGCTTACGAGTGATTTTATCAAACTGCTGGTCTGGCGCATTGATCTGCTCAACACTCGTTTGAATAATAAGAGTATGAAACAGTTCTCGGCTTTTGAGCTTCCGTCAGGAAAAGCCATGACTGACGCGGTGAAAGGATTTAACCCTGATTTGATGAAATATTGGGGAGCAACCTATAATTCATATCTTGAATGGACCAGTGACAGTGAAAGTCTCTATGAACAGAAACTTCTTTTACAGGCCCGGCTGGGCAGGGTTTTCAGTCTTAAAGGTGCAGACTTCAGATGGCTGGTTAACTGGGTGAATGATAATCCGGCACTGGTTCCTGTTACCTTGCAGGATTTCTGGGGTGGACCGCATCTGCAATATGAAAATGAAGTAAGTGTTGTACCTTCCTATACGGTTAAGGGGCGCGAAATGCTTCAGGCTTTTCTGGCTGAGCTTAAGCAGGCAATGCAGGATTCAGGTGAATTTGACAAACGTGAGAAGGCATTCTGGATCTGGTATGCAGGAGAATATTATAAAGAGTGGTTTAATTTTGCCGAGCATTATGCCGAGGGCGAAGGTCAGCTGCTGACCAAGGTTGATTATCAGGATATGGCAATGAAGATGTCGCTGCCGGATAATCCTTATTTTGCCTTGCTGACCCGCATGAAAGATGAATTCAATCCGATCAAGAATATTACCAAGAGGCCGGAGTGGGTTGATCAGGTCTTTCATTTTAATATTATTTTGTCACAATATAAGGCCAGTAAAGCTAAAGGTGTAGAAGAATCATCTGAAAAAGCTGAGGATTCCCTGCGTAAAGCAGTAGCTAATCTGGGTGGCAAAATGGCTTTAGATATTGAAAAGCGCATTGAAGTTGCCAAACACCTTGATGCTTATATCAGTGTCCTTGGTGATGTTGCAGCATATACTACCAGTCAGGAGACAGCTTTTAAGAGTGCAGCCGCATTGTTTCCTGCGACCAGTTCTATGACCGGTTCATCTCAGAGCGCAGCTTCAGGAGCTCCGGGAGTTAAGAAAGACCCTGTAAATGCTGCGGTCCAGGCCATGAAATCACTTAAAGCCCATATGGACAGTGAAGGACAGGGCTCAAACACGTTCTGGAACCTTTTAGCCGGACCGCTTGATTTTATCGTTTACGTGGTAATCAGAGAGGCTTCATGCGAATTGCAGGTTCTCTGGGAAGGTCAGGTACTGGCTGAAACTGCACATGTGCCAAGTGATAAACTGCGGACAACTCTTTTCGGGAAGACCGGTGTTGTTAAAAAATTTATCTCAGGTTCTGCCAAGCCTTTTCTTCTGCGTGATGTCAAAGGGTGGGGCAGCCGTAAATGGTTTGATATGCCGTTTCCGTTCAGAGAAGAGTTTTTTGCTTTTATTGATGACGGAGCGCAAGGCGGTCAGGAAATACAGCCGGAGTATAAGGTCAAGCTGAGCACAATTCCGACTTCCGTTAATGCAAATGCAACGGAAGAGCCTTACGCAACACTGCTTACGGTTGAGTGCGGCAGTGCGCAGCAGACTCTTTCCAATTACAATTATTCTGAAGAAGCTGTTTTCACATGGAAACCTGAAGAGTGCGGAACTACAACACTTAGAATTCAGTTTCCGGGGCTGGAACTTGTTAAAACCTATGAGGGGAAACTCGGTTTTGCCAAGTTTCTCGGTGAATTCAGAAACGGTGTTGTTAATTATACTCCTGCTGATTTTCCTGAACAGTCCAAAGGAATCAGTTCAATGGGAATCAGTACTATCAAGGTCGGCTATACTTTGAACGGAGCCACTCCGGTCATTAATCTGCTGAACCTTAAACCGATTAATATTCCTGATGTAATTACGGATTGCTGGCAGCATTGA
- a CDS encoding DotU family type IV/VI secretion system protein, translated as MHLSDCFMEVFTYVRLLVDSPEMADAEYAVVREDMNRLIERMDDKFDESPFSTEKFEQARFAVFAWVDETVLCSSWSGTRQWLAKPLQREYYGTTNAGEQFFERLRMLLGENIDPVDESLFSDFEGDGVNNAKDSSSGSAGVNDVIEVYALCLSLGYTGMYFSDQDSERLAKLRTDCVARIMGRQQNGEELSAFPLSYGSGTKAARKSGYRRILDPVSLIFFILPVLVVTGIFFAYRGLLEYSLNLWLG; from the coding sequence ATGCATCTGTCTGATTGCTTCATGGAAGTATTCACTTATGTCCGGTTGCTGGTCGATTCTCCGGAAATGGCCGATGCCGAGTATGCTGTTGTGCGTGAGGACATGAACAGGCTGATTGAGCGGATGGATGATAAATTTGATGAATCCCCGTTTTCTACGGAAAAGTTTGAACAGGCCAGATTTGCGGTTTTTGCATGGGTGGATGAAACAGTGCTTTGCTCTTCATGGAGCGGAACGAGGCAGTGGCTCGCTAAACCTTTGCAGCGCGAATATTATGGAACCACCAATGCCGGTGAGCAGTTTTTTGAAAGGCTGAGAATGTTGCTTGGCGAAAACATTGATCCTGTTGACGAATCCCTTTTTTCTGATTTCGAAGGGGATGGAGTTAATAATGCCAAGGACAGTTCCTCCGGCAGTGCAGGTGTAAATGATGTTATTGAGGTTTATGCACTGTGTCTGTCTCTTGGTTACACGGGCATGTACTTCAGTGATCAGGATTCAGAGAGGCTTGCAAAGCTCCGCACTGATTGTGTCGCCCGCATAATGGGCAGGCAGCAGAATGGAGAGGAACTTTCAGCTTTTCCTTTGTCATACGGCTCAGGAACCAAGGCGGCGCGTAAATCCGGTTACCGCAGGATTTTAGATCCGGTTTCTCTGATATTTTTTATTCTTCCGGTACTTGTGGTTACCGGTATTTTTTTCGCTTACAGGGGCCTGCTGGAGTACAGCCTTAATTTATGGCTGGGCTAG
- the tssK gene encoding type VI secretion system baseplate subunit TssK produces MHANKPLFWHQGLFLQPQHFQLADLHQLHRLRAIREFGQPHFWGLSRLKIREGALERRNFEVSDVEILFDNGAFVSFPGNSRLESRSFDKAWEDGEKPFMVYLGLRRWNHEGGNVSIVENDGVAVNTMFAVTPDPEEIPDMLGSGPAAQIKPMKFVLRLFWETEIEDLGSYTIIPLARLTLDVQKVRLDETFIPPVMTMRASEPLTNIFKDISDQVASRCRRLEQYKNPAGLGAGELDFTSTVFLLALRTLNRYAPKLKHLADAPHIHPWKAFGLLRQIVGELSSFSRDISALGEGANGEKLLPDYDHEKLGPCFSAARDIITHILDSLTAGPEFMSQFVFDDPYYTAELPNRAFAPGNTFWLLVRTDEPEKAIDELLKIAKLSATTGMSALLARAVHGIALEYVDNPPPGLPRTKGALCFRIDTESTLWVDVERSGSMALYWDSAPKEMTAYIAAMRG; encoded by the coding sequence GTGCACGCTAATAAACCTCTTTTCTGGCATCAGGGACTGTTTTTACAGCCGCAGCATTTTCAACTGGCTGATCTTCATCAACTGCATCGTTTGCGGGCTATCCGTGAATTCGGGCAGCCTCATTTCTGGGGATTGAGCAGGCTTAAAATTCGTGAAGGCGCACTTGAAAGACGCAATTTTGAAGTCAGTGATGTGGAGATTTTGTTTGATAACGGCGCGTTCGTATCTTTTCCCGGAAACTCCAGATTGGAATCACGCTCTTTTGATAAAGCATGGGAAGACGGCGAAAAGCCTTTTATGGTCTACCTCGGGCTGCGGAGATGGAACCATGAGGGCGGAAATGTTTCCATAGTGGAAAATGACGGAGTTGCGGTCAATACCATGTTCGCAGTCACTCCCGATCCTGAGGAAATTCCTGATATGCTGGGCAGCGGGCCTGCGGCGCAGATCAAGCCCATGAAGTTTGTGCTCCGGTTGTTCTGGGAGACGGAAATCGAGGATCTGGGTTCATACACTATTATTCCTCTGGCCCGGCTGACACTTGATGTACAGAAAGTACGGCTGGATGAAACATTTATTCCTCCGGTAATGACCATGAGGGCTTCCGAACCGCTGACGAATATCTTCAAGGATATCAGCGATCAGGTTGCTTCACGCTGCCGCCGCCTTGAGCAGTACAAAAATCCTGCTGGACTGGGGGCCGGAGAGCTTGATTTTACTTCAACAGTTTTCCTGCTGGCTTTGCGCACATTGAACCGCTATGCGCCGAAACTCAAGCATCTGGCTGATGCACCTCATATCCATCCGTGGAAAGCTTTCGGGCTGCTGCGCCAGATTGTAGGTGAACTGTCTTCTTTCTCACGTGATATTTCCGCTCTTGGAGAAGGGGCAAACGGGGAAAAGCTTCTGCCTGATTATGATCATGAGAAGCTCGGTCCATGTTTTTCCGCAGCAAGGGATATTATAACTCATATTCTGGACAGCCTGACTGCCGGACCGGAATTCATGAGCCAGTTTGTTTTTGATGATCCGTATTATACCGCAGAACTGCCTAACCGTGCTTTTGCGCCGGGCAATACTTTCTGGCTGCTCGTACGCACTGACGAACCTGAAAAGGCCATTGATGAACTGCTCAAAATTGCCAAACTTTCAGCTACAACCGGAATGAGTGCGCTGCTGGCCAGAGCTGTACACGGTATTGCTCTGGAGTATGTGGATAATCCGCCTCCGGGACTGCCGAGGACCAAGGGCGCGCTCTGCTTCCGCATTGATACGGAATCAACTCTATGGGTGGATGTTGAAAGGTCAGGAAGTATGGCTTTGTACTGGGACAGCGCACCCAAAGAAATGACCGCTTATATTGCGGCTATGCGAGGGTAG
- the tssJ gene encoding type VI secretion system lipoprotein TssJ has protein sequence MRFKYSVFLIVMLLIFVAGCGGNNKPVDPTTVTTPASSPDQMKWTYQVNAITFKLVADKKLNEYNGVPHTLMLCTYQLSNLNKFNALVSNSAGLSKLYNCTSFDPSVTQVQRTFVQPGQNATVAMDRAEGTRFVGVAAAYYDLQGGGATRTWQIPMNVTETGMLFWSDTWYAPAKLDAMIILGPHEIQKVGE, from the coding sequence ATGCGCTTCAAGTACTCTGTATTTTTGATTGTTATGCTGCTGATTTTCGTTGCCGGTTGCGGTGGAAACAATAAACCTGTTGATCCGACTACTGTAACTACACCGGCATCAAGTCCTGATCAGATGAAATGGACCTATCAGGTTAATGCTATTACTTTCAAACTTGTCGCTGATAAGAAACTCAATGAATACAACGGGGTTCCCCATACATTGATGCTTTGCACGTATCAATTGTCCAATCTTAATAAATTCAATGCCCTGGTTTCCAATTCTGCAGGGCTGAGCAAGCTTTACAACTGCACCAGCTTTGATCCCTCTGTAACTCAGGTCCAGCGTACTTTTGTACAGCCGGGACAGAATGCAACCGTTGCCATGGACCGTGCCGAAGGTACCAGGTTTGTCGGCGTGGCGGCTGCTTATTATGATTTGCAGGGCGGCGGAGCTACACGCACATGGCAGATACCCATGAATGTTACCGAAACAGGAATGCTTTTCTGGTCTGATACTTGGTATGCTCCAGCTAAGCTGGATGCGATGATAATTCTTGGTCCACATGAGATTCAAAAAGTCGGAGAGTAA